From the genome of Sulfurospirillum tamanense, one region includes:
- a CDS encoding M23 family metallopeptidase, translating into MKILVQILLCVVFSYGFEAVNGTVAVLEFDGSTQTLLKESGPLPLLAHPKDPSKRIAFVAVPYRHSEDIDLVRIVGDKKELVRLHVKQGDYKKETLSVDPAHVSPPKEALPRIQAEREEAMALYATFTPTRYWNVPFEFPIQSAITSDFGNARVFNDTLKSYHSGTDFRAPVGTPIVATNDGVVVLAKDRYYAGGSVILDHGEGVYSVYYHLSSLPHPVGAPVKKGEVIGLSGASGRVTGPHLHFGFMVQGVPIDPLDFMEKINGLF; encoded by the coding sequence ATGAAGATTTTAGTGCAAATACTTTTATGTGTTGTGTTTTCTTATGGGTTTGAAGCAGTAAATGGCACGGTGGCGGTGTTGGAGTTTGATGGAAGCACCCAAACACTCCTCAAAGAGAGTGGGCCATTGCCCCTTTTAGCTCACCCTAAAGACCCCAGCAAACGCATCGCTTTTGTGGCAGTGCCTTACCGCCACAGTGAGGACATCGACCTTGTGCGTATTGTGGGCGACAAAAAAGAGTTGGTGCGTTTACATGTAAAGCAAGGGGACTACAAAAAAGAGACCCTGAGCGTTGACCCTGCCCATGTCTCACCACCCAAAGAAGCCTTGCCACGCATTCAGGCTGAGCGAGAAGAAGCTATGGCTCTATACGCTACCTTTACGCCAACGCGGTACTGGAATGTCCCTTTTGAATTCCCCATACAAAGTGCCATCACGAGCGATTTTGGCAATGCGCGGGTCTTTAACGACACCCTTAAAAGCTACCATTCAGGGACGGATTTTCGCGCTCCTGTGGGCACACCCATTGTCGCGACAAACGATGGTGTGGTGGTGCTTGCCAAAGACCGCTACTACGCTGGCGGGTCGGTTATCCTTGACCACGGGGAAGGGGTGTACAGTGTTTATTATCACCTCAGCTCCTTGCCGCATCCTGTAGGAGCCCCTGTGAAAAAAGGGGAAGTGATTGGCCTAAGTGGAGCAAGCGGACGTGTCACAGGCCCGCATTTGCACTTTGGCTTCATGGTGCAAGGCGTGCCCATCGACCCGTTGGATTTTATGGAAAAAATTAATGGCCTCTTTTGA
- a CDS encoding chloride channel protein — protein MNQHFTEQAVVFTSVSKWIFLSALVGALCGAIIVQFLRALHWAESARTDVGFPYYFLLPFALVLTVWLVRKVAPNAEGHGTEKVIEAIHKHKGDIDSKVIPVKVLATILTIGTGGSVGKEGPGAQIGAATASLFSKLFRFSPDDRKKLVICGISAGFATVFGTPLAGAIFGVEILVVGTIMYSVLLPSIVAGLSAYTVAQFLGLEYTLIKTSHFVLPSFDITVALWVLVAGVFFGLIADIFINVVQKVHQWIKAIKWHYLLTPLVGGVVIAALAHFTSTRYLGLGMESIWLSLSNEAILHQNIQWYDAPMKLLFTALSLGSGGSGGILTPLFFVGATSGNVFGHLVDGYIPFFAALGLVSLLAGATNAPIAAIIMAGELFGMDILHYAALSCIVAFLMTGHRSVFPSQILAMTKGDHLDVELGEEIQKTRATYTGGLEPDTVRDIRLRMALRRRALREKRRLKK, from the coding sequence ATGAACCAACACTTCACCGAACAAGCCGTCGTCTTCACCTCTGTTTCTAAATGGATTTTTCTCTCTGCCTTAGTGGGCGCTTTGTGCGGTGCTATTATTGTGCAATTCTTGCGCGCCTTGCATTGGGCGGAAAGTGCGCGCACTGATGTGGGGTTTCCCTATTATTTTTTGCTTCCTTTTGCTTTGGTGCTGACGGTGTGGCTCGTGCGCAAAGTCGCCCCAAATGCCGAAGGACATGGCACAGAAAAGGTCATCGAAGCCATCCATAAACACAAAGGCGACATCGACAGCAAGGTCATTCCCGTTAAAGTCCTAGCTACTATCTTGACCATTGGCACGGGTGGTTCTGTGGGCAAGGAAGGCCCTGGGGCGCAAATCGGGGCGGCAACGGCTTCGTTGTTTAGCAAACTGTTTCGGTTTTCGCCAGATGACCGCAAAAAACTGGTGATTTGTGGCATTAGTGCGGGGTTTGCGACCGTGTTTGGCACGCCCCTAGCCGGAGCCATTTTTGGAGTAGAAATCTTAGTGGTAGGCACCATCATGTACAGCGTCTTACTTCCCTCCATTGTAGCGGGGCTTTCAGCCTACACCGTGGCACAATTTTTGGGTCTTGAATACACCCTCATTAAAACCAGCCATTTTGTTCTTCCCAGTTTTGACATCACCGTTGCGTTGTGGGTGTTGGTGGCAGGGGTCTTTTTTGGGCTCATCGCCGATATTTTTATTAATGTCGTCCAAAAGGTACACCAGTGGATTAAGGCCATCAAATGGCACTACTTACTCACGCCTCTTGTGGGTGGCGTTGTCATTGCTGCTTTGGCACATTTTACCTCGACGCGCTACCTTGGCCTTGGCATGGAGAGCATTTGGCTCTCTTTGAGCAATGAGGCTATTTTGCATCAAAACATCCAATGGTACGACGCGCCCATGAAGCTTTTGTTTACCGCGCTTTCTTTAGGCAGTGGGGGAAGTGGCGGGATACTCACGCCCTTGTTTTTTGTGGGTGCTACCAGTGGCAATGTATTTGGACACTTGGTGGATGGATACATTCCCTTCTTTGCGGCCCTTGGACTCGTGAGCTTGCTAGCAGGTGCCACCAATGCGCCCATCGCGGCTATCATCATGGCGGGGGAACTTTTTGGGATGGACATCTTGCACTACGCAGCCCTTTCGTGCATCGTGGCGTTTTTGATGACAGGACACCGCAGTGTGTTTCCTTCGCAAATTTTAGCGATGACCAAAGGAGACCATTTGGATGTGGAACTTGGGGAAGAGATTCAAAAAACGCGGGCAACCTACACCGGAGGGCTAGAGCCTGACACCGTGCGCGACATCAGACTACGCATGGCATTGCGCCGTCGCGCCCTTAGAGAAAAACGACGCCTTAAAAAATAA
- a CDS encoding DUF3817 domain-containing protein gives MLFSSIGRLRMISILEGISYLALLTFAMPIKYMAGDPEPVRIVGMAHGVLFIVFVLALFDVWYKHRWSLKFLLFCFACSLVPFAPFWLEGKLKERETRQA, from the coding sequence ATGTTGTTTTCAAGTATTGGACGATTGCGGATGATTAGTATTTTGGAGGGGATTTCTTATCTGGCGCTTTTAACGTTTGCCATGCCTATTAAATACATGGCGGGCGACCCTGAGCCTGTGCGCATCGTAGGGATGGCCCATGGGGTGTTGTTTATCGTTTTTGTTCTTGCACTTTTTGATGTGTGGTACAAGCACCGTTGGAGTCTGAAGTTTCTTCTTTTTTGTTTTGCCTGTTCGCTTGTGCCTTTTGCTCCCTTCTGGCTGGAAGGCAAGCTAAAAGAGCGCGAAACAAGGCAAGCGTAG